Proteins encoded in a region of the Isoalcanivorax pacificus W11-5 genome:
- a CDS encoding MotA/TolQ/ExbB proton channel family protein, with the protein MLEIVLAGGWMMVPILLCSAVALAIVVERFWSLRPSRLAPAELLGQVRGSWQKNKVDRNYLQALRGNSPLGRILAAGLASGAASRDVSKERIEEAASQEVHDMERFLNTLGTIAAIAPLLGLLGTVIGMIDVFSVIMVQGSGDAGRLAGGISTALITTAAGLSVAIPALFFHRFFVRRVDEITVGMEQAAVQLLDWMHGAEQAPREGKAAS; encoded by the coding sequence ATGCTGGAGATAGTGCTGGCGGGGGGCTGGATGATGGTCCCGATTCTGTTGTGTTCTGCGGTGGCGCTGGCCATCGTGGTGGAGCGTTTCTGGAGCCTGCGCCCGTCGCGGCTGGCGCCGGCGGAGTTGCTCGGCCAGGTACGCGGCAGCTGGCAGAAGAACAAGGTCGACCGCAATTACCTGCAGGCGCTGCGCGGTAATTCTCCCCTGGGCCGCATCCTGGCTGCGGGGCTGGCCAGCGGGGCAGCCAGCCGTGATGTCAGCAAGGAGCGGATTGAAGAAGCCGCCAGCCAGGAAGTGCACGACATGGAGCGCTTCCTGAACACCCTGGGCACCATCGCGGCCATTGCGCCGTTGCTGGGCCTGCTGGGCACCGTGATCGGTATGATCGATGTGTTCTCGGTGATCATGGTGCAGGGCAGTGGTGATGCCGGCCGGCTGGCCGGAGGTATTTCCACGGCACTTATTACCACCGCTGCCGGTCTGAGCGTGGCGATCCCGGCATTGTTCTTCCATCGCTTCTTTGTTCGTCGGGTGGATGAAATCACCGTCGGTATGGAGCAGGCAGCGGTGCAGCTGCTCGACTGGATGCACGGCGCCGAGCAGGCACCGCGTGAAGGGAAGGCCGCATCGTGA
- a CDS encoding isochorismatase family protein — protein sequence MLLHAETSSLVLVDYQARLLPALHHGQRALDQALRLAQLARLAGVPAVATAQYPHKLGDNPAALTALTGRTLSKQHFDACADGLVDTLPAHRSEIVLAGCETHVCLLQTACGLLARGYGVWVVADACASRRDSDHQLALARLRDNGARVISTEMAGFEWLRHGEHPAFRDALSLIRPL from the coding sequence ATGCTGCTGCACGCCGAAACCTCATCACTGGTGCTGGTGGATTATCAGGCCCGGCTGTTGCCGGCCCTGCACCATGGCCAGCGGGCACTCGACCAGGCGCTGCGGCTGGCGCAGCTGGCGCGCCTGGCAGGCGTGCCAGCCGTTGCCACCGCGCAATACCCGCACAAGCTGGGCGACAATCCCGCCGCGCTCACCGCATTGACGGGACGGACGCTCAGCAAACAGCATTTCGATGCCTGTGCCGACGGTCTGGTCGATACCCTCCCCGCGCACCGCAGCGAGATCGTGCTGGCCGGGTGTGAAACCCATGTCTGCCTGTTGCAGACAGCCTGCGGCCTGCTCGCCCGTGGCTACGGGGTCTGGGTGGTGGCCGACGCCTGCGCCTCACGCCGCGACAGCGACCATCAGCTGGCCCTGGCCCGCCTGCGTGACAACGGCGCACGCGTGATCAGCACCGAGATGGCCGGCTTCGAATGGCTACGCCACGGCGAACACCCCGCGTTTCGCGATGCGCTGTCACTGATCCGGCCACTTTAG
- a CDS encoding ExbD/TolR family protein, whose product MKFRRQRLDEVSVNLTPLIDVVFLLLIFFMVSTTFTRETRLGVVLPEASGLPQAEMTDQVEVVISAAGEYRINGEQLVRADADTLRSALLALSREGTDRPLMITADADSSHQSVVRVMDVAGQLGFVNITITTQEPAAD is encoded by the coding sequence GTGAAGTTCCGTCGCCAACGCCTGGATGAGGTGTCGGTGAACCTGACGCCGCTGATTGATGTGGTGTTTCTGCTGCTGATCTTCTTTATGGTGTCCACCACCTTCACCCGCGAAACGCGGCTGGGTGTGGTGCTGCCGGAAGCCAGCGGCCTGCCGCAGGCGGAGATGACGGATCAGGTCGAGGTCGTGATCAGCGCTGCCGGCGAGTATCGTATCAACGGCGAGCAACTGGTGCGTGCCGATGCAGACACACTGCGTTCGGCGCTGCTGGCGCTGTCCCGCGAGGGCACGGACCGGCCGCTGATGATTACCGCCGACGCCGACAGCTCCCACCAGTCGGTGGTGCGGGTGATGGACGTGGCCGGGCAGCTTGGTTTCGTCAATATCACCATCACGACGCAGGAACCCGCCGCCGACTGA
- a CDS encoding low molecular weight protein-tyrosine-phosphatase, which translates to MTVSILFVCLGNICRSPTAEAVFRQRAAAAGLLEQLRIDSAGTGDWHIGKAPDPRSGEAAGQRGYDLSALRARQVATTDFHHFDYVLAMDHANLHDLQAMRPDGFSGHLGLFMAFHPGPAPTEVPDPYYGGRDGFNTVLDLIEGACDGLLAHLRREHGLG; encoded by the coding sequence ATGACGGTATCGATCCTGTTTGTCTGCCTCGGCAATATCTGCCGTTCGCCCACGGCGGAAGCGGTGTTCCGGCAGCGCGCCGCAGCCGCCGGATTGCTCGAGCAGTTGCGCATCGACAGCGCCGGCACCGGTGACTGGCATATCGGCAAGGCGCCGGACCCGCGTTCAGGCGAGGCGGCTGGCCAGCGTGGTTATGACCTGTCCGCGCTGCGCGCGCGCCAGGTGGCGACGACGGACTTCCACCATTTCGACTACGTGCTGGCGATGGACCATGCCAACCTGCACGACCTGCAGGCCATGCGCCCGGACGGTTTCAGTGGTCACCTCGGCCTGTTCATGGCGTTTCATCCCGGCCCGGCCCCGACCGAAGTGCCGGATCCATACTATGGTGGCCGCGACGGGTTCAATACCGTGCTGGACCTGATCGAAGGTGCCTGCGATGGCCTGCTGGCGCACCTGCGTCGCGAACACGGGCTGGGCTGA
- the kdsB gene encoding 3-deoxy-manno-octulosonate cytidylyltransferase, with protein MSFRIVIPARFGASRLPGKPLADIGGKPMVLHVRERCLDSGADEVWVATDDERVAEAVRAQGGDVLMTRADHPSGTDRLQEVAAQLRLTDDDILVNVQGDEPLIPPAVIDQVAANLAAHPGFGIATLCEPITTSEDLFNPNIVKTVFDVHGRALYFSRAPMPWHRDGFAGGDQPDPLPAGQWWRHIGIYAYRVSLLNRYVGWEPAPLERIESLEQLRAMYHGVPVHVQPACEDVPGGVDTQADLERMRALLGGAA; from the coding sequence ATGAGTTTTCGCATCGTGATTCCCGCCCGCTTCGGCGCCAGCCGGTTGCCGGGCAAGCCACTGGCAGACATCGGCGGCAAGCCGATGGTGCTGCATGTGCGCGAGCGCTGCCTGGACAGCGGCGCGGATGAAGTCTGGGTGGCGACCGACGACGAGCGTGTCGCTGAAGCCGTGCGCGCGCAGGGTGGCGATGTGCTGATGACGCGGGCAGATCATCCCTCCGGCACAGACCGGCTGCAGGAAGTGGCGGCGCAATTGCGCCTGACCGATGATGACATCCTGGTCAATGTGCAGGGCGACGAGCCGCTGATTCCGCCGGCGGTGATTGACCAGGTGGCGGCGAATCTTGCCGCACATCCCGGTTTCGGTATTGCCACATTGTGCGAGCCGATCACCACCAGCGAAGACCTGTTCAATCCGAATATCGTCAAGACGGTGTTCGACGTACATGGCCGCGCGCTGTATTTCAGCCGGGCGCCAATGCCCTGGCACCGCGACGGTTTCGCTGGCGGTGACCAGCCCGACCCGCTGCCGGCCGGGCAGTGGTGGCGGCATATCGGTATCTACGCCTACCGTGTCAGTCTGCTGAACCGTTACGTGGGCTGGGAGCCGGCACCACTGGAACGTATCGAGTCGCTGGAACAGCTGCGCGCGATGTATCACGGTGTGCCGGTTCACGTGCAGCCCGCCTGCGAAGACGTGCCGGGAGGGGTCGATACACAGGCCGACCTGGAGCGGATGCGTGCGCTGCTGGGCGGTGCGGCATGA
- the lpxK gene encoding tetraacyldisaccharide 4'-kinase, protein MKRYLSALVNAAWYDNAPWLAPLWPLGRLTGWVSSRRLRRFRERPPVAPVPVLVVGNVTVGGTGKTPLVAALCQAAADLELSVVVISRGYGARPPAFPWRVTADQSASLCGDEPLLLARLTGVPVIIDPRRRRALEAALALKPDLVISDDGLQHYALPRTAELAVLDGARGLGNGRCLPAGPMREPATRLRQVDYVVINGEPAQAENWPGAVSMQLAPGALVNAATGRQLSLESFTRQYVAAHAVAGIGHPERFFNTLTQAGLQVSPHAFPDHHQYRAGDLDFPGDLPVVMTEKDLVKCNDLLSERLWVLPVRAILPPGFAGEVLRTAIERHTTPD, encoded by the coding sequence GTGAAGCGCTATCTGAGTGCGCTGGTCAATGCCGCCTGGTACGACAATGCACCGTGGCTGGCACCGCTGTGGCCGCTGGGGCGCCTGACAGGCTGGGTGTCCTCGCGCCGGCTGCGGCGTTTCCGGGAACGTCCCCCGGTTGCGCCAGTGCCGGTACTGGTCGTGGGCAACGTCACCGTTGGCGGCACCGGCAAGACACCGCTGGTGGCGGCGCTGTGCCAGGCGGCGGCGGACCTGGAGCTGTCAGTGGTGGTAATTTCACGCGGTTACGGCGCGCGGCCGCCTGCTTTCCCCTGGCGGGTGACGGCTGACCAGAGCGCCTCCTTGTGTGGCGACGAGCCGCTGCTGCTGGCGCGCCTGACGGGGGTGCCGGTCATCATTGATCCCCGCCGCCGCCGGGCGCTGGAGGCAGCGTTGGCACTGAAGCCTGACCTGGTGATCAGCGATGACGGCCTGCAACATTACGCGTTGCCGCGTACCGCTGAACTGGCGGTGCTGGATGGTGCACGCGGCCTCGGCAATGGCCGCTGCCTGCCGGCGGGCCCGATGCGCGAACCGGCCACGCGCTTGCGGCAGGTGGATTATGTGGTCATCAATGGCGAGCCGGCCCAGGCAGAAAACTGGCCTGGTGCGGTCAGCATGCAACTGGCGCCCGGGGCACTGGTCAATGCGGCGACAGGCCGGCAGTTGTCGCTGGAATCCTTCACCCGGCAATATGTGGCTGCGCACGCGGTGGCCGGCATCGGTCATCCCGAACGGTTCTTCAACACACTCACCCAGGCCGGCTTGCAGGTATCACCGCATGCCTTTCCCGATCACCACCAGTATCGTGCCGGCGACCTGGATTTCCCCGGGGACCTGCCGGTGGTCATGACGGAAAAGGACCTGGTGAAATGCAACGACCTGCTCAGCGAACGCCTGTGGGTGTTGCCGGTACGCGCGATACTGCCGCCGGGGTTTGCCGGCGAGGTGCTGCGCACTGCGATCGAGCGTCATACGACGCCGGACTGA
- the msbA gene encoding lipid A export permease/ATP-binding protein MsbA — MSQPPDTTWQTYKRLLQYTRRHWWVLSGSVLGYLIYSGMQPLIAEMMRVITETIENPTPHMVLVICVAPFVINLVQGIGQFLGAYCITWVGQRIVYELRNETFTHVLRLPTREYQQSSSGHLMSKIIYDAQQVTAAGTDAVTVILREGLTVVGLLGYLLYSNWKLTMILFTVGPIIALMVNYMSKRFRVISRRIQGSMGSITQFLGEAIEGNQPVKIFSGQQLEEERFEKASRRFQKQHVKMEVSKVTSTVTVQLVVAIGVGVITYLYIQIMGEAITVGEFLAFIAAVGLIQKPIKQLTDVNVKVQRGVTGAASLFELMDRPPEPDHGTVPLTRARGELEFRDVSFGYVPDAPVVKQLSFRVSPGETVALVGRSGAGKSTIAALVPRFYEPDQGSILLDGRVITDYPMLDLRRQIAMVTQKVVLFNDSIRNNIAYGELRDCTDDEIIRAAKDAYAWDFISKLERGLDTEVGQDGVQLSGGQRQRLAIARALLKDAPILILDEATSALDNESEHFIQQALERVMKGRTTIVIAHRLSTIEKADRILVLDQGRLMESGSHAELIAQNGLYSQLHQMNFADS, encoded by the coding sequence ATGAGCCAACCGCCGGATACCACCTGGCAAACCTACAAGCGGCTGTTGCAATACACCCGCCGTCACTGGTGGGTGCTCTCCGGGAGTGTGCTCGGATACCTGATCTATTCCGGCATGCAGCCGCTGATCGCGGAGATGATGCGCGTTATCACCGAAACGATCGAGAACCCGACACCGCACATGGTGCTGGTTATCTGCGTGGCACCCTTTGTGATCAATCTGGTCCAGGGCATTGGCCAGTTTCTCGGCGCCTATTGCATTACCTGGGTGGGCCAGCGCATCGTCTACGAACTGCGCAATGAAACCTTTACCCATGTGTTGCGCCTGCCTACGCGGGAATACCAGCAGAGCTCCTCCGGGCACCTGATGTCCAAGATCATCTACGACGCGCAACAGGTCACGGCGGCGGGCACCGATGCCGTGACGGTAATCCTGCGCGAGGGCCTTACTGTCGTCGGCCTGCTCGGGTACCTGCTGTACAGCAACTGGAAACTGACCATGATCCTGTTCACTGTCGGGCCGATCATTGCCCTGATGGTGAACTACATGAGCAAGCGCTTTCGCGTCATTAGCCGCCGTATCCAGGGCAGCATGGGCAGCATCACGCAATTCCTCGGTGAGGCCATCGAAGGCAACCAGCCGGTGAAGATTTTCTCCGGGCAGCAACTGGAAGAAGAACGCTTTGAAAAGGCCAGCCGCCGTTTCCAGAAACAGCATGTGAAAATGGAAGTGAGCAAGGTCACCAGCACGGTGACGGTGCAACTGGTGGTCGCCATCGGCGTCGGCGTCATTACCTATCTGTATATCCAGATCATGGGCGAGGCGATCACCGTGGGTGAATTCCTGGCCTTCATCGCCGCCGTGGGCCTGATCCAGAAGCCGATCAAGCAACTCACTGATGTGAACGTAAAAGTGCAGCGCGGTGTCACCGGTGCGGCGTCATTGTTTGAACTGATGGACCGTCCGCCGGAGCCCGACCACGGCACCGTGCCGCTGACCCGTGCCCGGGGCGAGCTGGAATTCCGTGATGTCAGCTTCGGCTATGTGCCGGATGCGCCGGTCGTGAAGCAGTTGTCGTTCCGCGTGAGTCCGGGCGAAACCGTGGCGCTGGTCGGTCGTTCCGGGGCAGGCAAGAGCACCATCGCCGCACTGGTGCCACGCTTCTACGAACCGGACCAGGGCAGCATCCTGCTTGATGGCAGGGTGATCACCGACTACCCGATGCTGGACCTGCGGCGCCAGATTGCCATGGTGACGCAGAAAGTCGTGCTGTTTAACGATTCCATACGCAACAACATTGCCTACGGCGAACTGCGTGACTGCACCGACGACGAGATCATCCGCGCGGCGAAGGACGCCTATGCCTGGGATTTCATCAGCAAACTGGAACGTGGCCTGGACACCGAAGTGGGCCAGGACGGTGTGCAGCTTTCCGGCGGGCAGCGACAGCGGCTGGCGATTGCCCGGGCACTGCTCAAGGACGCGCCGATCCTGATCCTCGACGAGGCGACGTCGGCACTGGACAACGAGTCTGAACATTTTATCCAGCAGGCACTGGAGCGTGTGATGAAGGGACGCACCACCATCGTGATTGCCCACCGGCTCTCTACCATCGAAAAAGCCGACCGTATTCTGGTGCTTGACCAGGGCCGGCTGATGGAAAGCGGCAGCCATGCGGAACTGATTGCGCAGAATGGCCTGTACAGCCAGCTGCACCAGATGAACTTCGCGGACAGCTGA
- the murB gene encoding UDP-N-acetylmuramate dehydrogenase, whose amino-acid sequence MQVRPGCSLDTFNTLRLPARAEWLAEPASDAALVALLCDTRWAGLPRTVIGGGSNLVLRGDIDGLVIRPCLRGLATLSDDGLVEVGAGEEWDSVVARTLAAGWQGLENLSLIPGSCGAAPVQNIGAYGVELGDVLVSLDAVSLRDGEARRFTAAECGFAYRDSRFKSAEAGQWLITRLRLQLRREPELTLGYADLAERFAALPEAARNAQGLREIVCALRRSKLPDPAELPNAGSFFKNPVVDAATLARLRSTWPDIVAYPQPDGRAKLAAGWLIERAGWKGRREGALGMHAQQALVLVNYGGATGADVLAFAQAVRDSVQALFGVTLEQEPVILGRATATA is encoded by the coding sequence ATGCAGGTCCGCCCCGGTTGCTCCCTCGATACCTTCAATACGCTACGGCTGCCGGCGCGCGCCGAATGGCTGGCGGAGCCGGCATCAGACGCGGCGCTGGTCGCCTTGCTGTGTGACACGCGGTGGGCCGGGTTGCCGCGCACTGTCATCGGGGGGGGCAGCAATCTGGTGCTGCGCGGCGATATCGATGGCCTGGTCATCCGGCCATGCCTGCGTGGCCTGGCGACGCTGTCCGATGACGGCCTGGTGGAAGTGGGTGCTGGTGAAGAGTGGGACAGTGTGGTGGCGCGCACGCTGGCCGCGGGCTGGCAGGGGCTGGAAAACCTGTCACTGATTCCCGGCAGCTGTGGCGCCGCGCCGGTGCAGAATATCGGCGCCTATGGCGTTGAACTGGGCGACGTGCTGGTGTCGCTGGATGCGGTGTCGCTGCGTGATGGCGAGGCCCGTCGTTTTACTGCGGCAGAGTGTGGCTTCGCTTATCGCGACAGTCGCTTCAAGAGTGCCGAAGCCGGGCAATGGCTGATCACCCGGCTACGTCTGCAGTTGCGGCGCGAGCCTGAACTGACGCTGGGCTATGCCGACCTCGCCGAACGCTTCGCCGCGTTGCCCGAAGCCGCGCGCAACGCGCAGGGGCTGCGCGAGATCGTCTGTGCATTGCGCCGCAGCAAGCTGCCTGATCCGGCCGAACTGCCAAACGCCGGCAGCTTTTTCAAGAACCCGGTGGTGGATGCCGCTACGTTGGCACGTTTGCGTTCCACTTGGCCTGACATCGTTGCCTACCCGCAACCGGATGGTCGCGCCAAGCTTGCAGCTGGCTGGCTGATTGAGCGGGCGGGCTGGAAAGGGCGCCGCGAGGGCGCCCTGGGCATGCACGCACAACAGGCGCTGGTGCTAGTGAATTACGGCGGGGCCACTGGTGCAGATGTGCTGGCTTTTGCGCAAGCTGTGCGGGACAGCGTGCAGGCGCTGTTCGGGGTTACGCTGGAACAGGAGCCGGTCATCCTCGGCCGGGCTACAGCCACTGCTTGA
- a CDS encoding DMT family transporter: MPLSNATKSDLLLVLVTLLAAAGWVFSQEAVRLMPPLLFMSLRFLVAGSLLALAGHRQLRRMSGEQVVRSLRVGLVFGLGMSCWVMGLHFGKHLGEGAFLASLAVVMVPIIARVVFGEVPPPTTWLALPVAVGGLALLSLNGGQFQPEAGQLFFLAAAMIFALYFTLNTRAANSHTVTTARGVLQREKIPVLGLTALALITVGLVTGLLSLLVREPWRPTLTHLHGALAGWLLASALVATAARFFVQTYAQSLSSHSHGVVILVLEPIWVALFAALWFDESMSGTQLAGCGMIFLSLLINRWSAISKLLKQWL; the protein is encoded by the coding sequence TTGCCGCTGTCCAACGCCACGAAATCCGATCTGCTGCTGGTCCTGGTGACACTGCTGGCGGCAGCCGGCTGGGTGTTCTCCCAGGAAGCGGTGCGCCTGATGCCGCCGCTACTGTTTATGAGCCTGCGTTTTCTGGTGGCCGGCAGCCTGCTGGCGCTGGCCGGCCATCGCCAGTTGCGCCGCATGAGTGGCGAGCAGGTAGTGCGCAGTCTGCGAGTGGGGCTGGTGTTCGGGCTCGGCATGAGTTGCTGGGTGATGGGCCTGCACTTCGGCAAGCATCTGGGCGAAGGCGCATTCCTGGCCAGCCTGGCCGTGGTGATGGTGCCGATCATTGCCCGCGTTGTGTTCGGCGAGGTGCCGCCGCCGACCACCTGGCTGGCACTGCCGGTGGCGGTCGGCGGGCTGGCGTTGCTGTCGCTCAATGGCGGGCAGTTCCAGCCGGAAGCCGGGCAGTTGTTCTTCCTGGCAGCCGCGATGATCTTCGCGCTGTATTTCACACTCAATACGCGAGCCGCCAATTCGCACACCGTCACCACCGCACGCGGGGTGCTGCAACGGGAAAAAATCCCGGTGCTCGGCCTCACCGCCCTGGCGCTGATCACCGTCGGCCTGGTGACCGGGCTGTTGTCGCTGCTGGTCCGCGAACCCTGGCGCCCCACCCTGACGCATCTGCACGGCGCCCTGGCCGGCTGGCTGCTGGCCAGCGCCCTGGTTGCCACGGCGGCGCGGTTCTTCGTGCAGACCTATGCCCAGAGCCTGTCCAGCCACAGCCACGGCGTGGTGATCCTGGTGCTGGAACCGATCTGGGTAGCGCTGTTTGCCGCGCTGTGGTTTGACGAGAGTATGTCCGGCACACAGCTGGCCGGCTGCGGGATGATTTTTCTGTCGCTGCTGATCAATCGCTGGAGCGCGATCAGCAAGCTGCTCAAGCAGTGGCTGTAG